The following coding sequences lie in one Oncorhynchus kisutch isolate 150728-3 linkage group LG3, Okis_V2, whole genome shotgun sequence genomic window:
- the fgf19 gene encoding fibroblast growth factor 19, whose amino-acid sequence MTLAVTAVCMVSAFFAVGVVCLPLSDSGPHIANGWGQTVRLRHLYAAKHGLHLLINENGKVHGSPEQSSYSLVEIRPVDTGCVAIKGVAASQYLCMEGNGRLYASKTYMKDDCSFKENILPDGYNIYVSDKHGTLVSLGGSRQRLQGRDRGIPALSQFLPRMSTLPLDITTDLGLSTHPEQGPQSGQDIDTMDAFGKLSQISIQSPSFNKR is encoded by the exons ATGACACTTGCAGTTACTGCAGTATGCATGGTCAGCGCGTTTTTTGCTGTTGGCGTTGTTTGTCTGCCACTGTCAGACTCGGGGCCTCATATAGCCAACGGATGGGGACAGACGGTCCGGCTCAGACATCTGTATGCGGCCAAACACGGATTGCATTTGCTAATCAACGAGAATGGCAAGGTGCACGGATCTCCTGAGCAGAGCTCTTACA GTTTGGTGGAAATCCGACCTGTAGACACGGGCTGTGTCGCAATCAAAGGAGTAGCAGCCTCGCAGTATCTCTGCATGGAAGGGAATGGACGACTGTACGCATCG AAAACCTATATGAAAGATGACTGCTCCTTCAAGGAAAACATCCTCCCGGACGGCTACAATATTTATGTCTCTGACAAGCATGGGACCCTGGTGAGCCTGGGTGGCAGCAGGCAGAGGCTCCAGGGGCGAGACAGAGGCATTCCTGCACTGTCCCAGTTTCTACCAAGGATGAGCACCCTGCCCCTGGATATAACAACAGATTTGGGGTTGTCAACCCACCCCGAGCAAGGCCCTCAGTCAGGCCAGGACATAGACACTATGGATGCCTTTGGGAAACTttcccagatctcaatccaaagCCCCAGTTTCAATAAGAGATGA
- the ccnd1 gene encoding G1/S-specific cyclin-D1 has protein sequence MEHQLLCCEVETIRRAYQDANLLNDRVLQTMLKAEENYLPSPNYFKCVQKEIIPKMRKIVATWMLEVCEEQKCEEEVFPLAMNYLDRFLSVEPTNKTRLQLLGATCMFLASKMKETVPLTAEKLCIYTDNYIRPSDLLQMELLTLNKLKWDLASVTPHDFIDHFLSKLPIQQHTKQILRKHAQTFVALCATDVKFIANPPSMIAAGSVAAAVQGLYLKSKDGALSSQNLTNFLSQVIRSDPDCLKSCQEQIESLLESSLRQAQQHSVSTETKRVEEDVDLSCTPTDVRDINI, from the exons ATGGAACACCAGCTGCTGTGCTGTGAAGTGGAAACCATCAGAAGAGCTTACCAAGACGCCAACTTACTAAATGACCGAGTTCTACAGACAATGCTCAAAGCAGAGGAAAATTATCTCCCGTCTCCGAATTACTTCAAGTGTGTCCAGAAAGAAATAATACCTAAAATGAGGAAAATTGTGGCTACATGGATGTTAGAG GTCTGCGAGGAACAGAAATGCGAGGAGGAGGTTTTTCCCCTGGCTATGAACTACTTGGATAGATTTTTGTCTGTGGAGCCCACAAATAAAACCAGATTACAACTCCTGGGAGCTACTTGTATGTTTTTGGCCTCAAAGATGAAGGAAACGGTCCCTTTAACTGCAGAGAAGTTGTGCATTTACACCGACAACTACATCCGGCCCAGCGATCTATTG CAAATGGAACTACTGACTCTAAACAAGTTGAAATGGGATCTAGCATCAGTAACACCTCATGATTTCATAGACCATTTCCTCTCCAAGCTACCAATCCAGCAGCACACGAAGCAGATTCTGCGCAAGCATGCCCAGACATTCGTGGCTCTCTGTGCAACAG ATGTCAAATTCATCGCCAACCCTCCCTCCATGATCGCAGCGGGCAGTGTGGCAGCAGCGGTCCAGGGGCTGTACCTAAAGAGCAAAGATGGTGCACTGTCATCCCAGAACCTAACCAACTTTCTGTCCCAAGTCATCAGGAGTGACCCG gactGCCTGAAGTCGTGTCAGGAACAGATTGAGTCTCTGCTTGAGTCTAGTCTGAGACAGGCACAGCAACATAGTGTCTCCACAGAAACAAAAAGGGTAGAGGAGGATGTGGACCTGTCCTGCACCCCTACAGATGTGAGGGACATTAACATTTGA